A region from the Parabacteroides sp. FAFU027 genome encodes:
- a CDS encoding RagB/SusD family nutrient uptake outer membrane protein, giving the protein MKINILTAIIALSGLTACSSLLEETPQSFISPEQFYKTSADGTAAVNAIYYNFASNGDGNQPIYNSLFNTGMDFMTDDLDAGPGSPNNDVRTMAVLSHISANLRVKEIWQQHYSGINKANVALARIPGIEMDVKLKNKLLGEARFLRALYYFNLVRLYGAVPLLLTDQTQESVEDLDVARTPVDDVYTQIITDLKTASVLFKTGSTPETGRATEGAAKALLSKVYLTKRDWTNSILYADSVINGSFGYDLFADYSQVFLPAYKNGKEHIFSIQFKNGVQTNQVLSRDIKSGVPGLKGSYGDQVRFYTVGNDNYFSIFKLFPKGDKRKYVSFTTKYVSPTNGKTYITLNAPGDSVPFINKYWDPNYASTNVSEANATILRFAEVLLIRAEAENELNGPANAYVYVNRVRKRAGLADLKDLTQNKFREAVYLERRLELVGEYQRYFDLIRETDSIATGEGPLGRGILSKSLKAVGKTNVVVPRHYLYPIPQTERERNPKLTQNPGWE; this is encoded by the coding sequence ATGAAAATAAATATTTTAACAGCAATAATAGCATTATCGGGGTTGACGGCATGCTCCTCACTCTTAGAAGAGACACCTCAGTCTTTTATTTCTCCTGAACAATTCTATAAAACGTCGGCTGATGGTACCGCTGCAGTAAATGCGATTTATTACAATTTCGCCAGTAATGGAGATGGGAATCAACCCATTTATAATTCCTTGTTTAATACCGGGATGGACTTTATGACGGATGACCTCGACGCAGGCCCCGGATCTCCGAACAACGATGTGAGGACAATGGCAGTCCTATCTCATATTTCTGCAAATCTACGGGTAAAAGAAATCTGGCAACAACACTATTCGGGAATAAACAAAGCGAATGTAGCACTGGCCCGCATCCCGGGAATAGAGATGGATGTGAAATTGAAAAACAAATTGTTGGGGGAAGCCCGTTTTTTGAGAGCATTATATTATTTCAACCTGGTGCGTTTGTACGGTGCAGTCCCATTGTTGCTGACAGATCAGACTCAGGAAAGTGTTGAAGACCTGGATGTCGCACGAACACCCGTAGATGATGTATATACTCAGATTATAACAGATTTGAAAACTGCCTCAGTTCTGTTTAAGACTGGTTCCACCCCGGAAACCGGACGAGCAACGGAAGGAGCAGCCAAGGCTTTATTGTCAAAAGTGTATCTTACCAAACGCGACTGGACAAACTCAATTTTGTATGCCGATTCGGTGATTAATGGTTCTTTCGGATATGATCTATTTGCAGATTATAGTCAGGTCTTTTTGCCGGCTTATAAAAATGGCAAAGAACATATATTCTCAATTCAGTTCAAAAATGGAGTACAAACCAATCAGGTTTTAAGCCGGGATATTAAATCAGGTGTGCCGGGATTGAAAGGATCTTACGGTGATCAGGTCCGTTTTTATACGGTTGGTAATGATAATTATTTCAGCATTTTCAAATTATTCCCCAAAGGAGATAAACGTAAATACGTATCATTTACCACGAAATATGTAAGTCCGACCAATGGTAAAACCTATATAACACTGAATGCACCAGGCGATTCTGTTCCGTTTATCAACAAATACTGGGATCCGAACTATGCAAGTACCAATGTTTCTGAAGCGAATGCCACCATATTACGTTTTGCAGAAGTATTGCTGATAAGAGCAGAGGCGGAAAATGAATTGAATGGACCTGCAAACGCTTATGTTTATGTTAACAGAGTAAGAAAGAGAGCCGGATTAGCCGATTTGAAAGATCTTACGCAGAACAAGTTTCGCGAAGCAGTGTATCTGGAACGAAGGCTGGAATTGGTTGGCGAATATCAGCGCTATTTTGATCTGATTCGTGAAACCGACAGCATTGCTACCGGAGAAGGTCCTTTGGGACGGGGAATATTGAGTAAAAGCTTGAAAGCGGTGGGTAAAACCAATGTGGTAGTCCCCAGACATTATTTGTATCCGATTCCTCAAACTGAAAGAGAGCGAAATCCAAAACTTACTCAAAATCCCGGATGGGAATAA